One Diospyros lotus cultivar Yz01 chromosome 1, ASM1463336v1, whole genome shotgun sequence genomic window carries:
- the LOC127803791 gene encoding pentatricopeptide repeat-containing protein At2g22410, mitochondrial, with the protein MVILFLINLRSLRWTPKKPFSSPPFLSSLHTRSLLPHRTKPIHWNTNHAFVLSNPLLSLLENCSSMSHLKQIQAQMTITGLILDGLASSRLVAFCAISELGNLDYCKTILKNVQNTNAFSWNMAIRGYSESENPREAFLLYKSMLRRSNSRPDNYTYPLLLKLCARLSLFWMGHEILGHVLQLGFDLDIYVHNAVIHMLVSCGELEAGRKVFGESSVRDLVSWNSLINGYVRAGLPLEALRIYREMEAEGVLPDEVTMVGMVSLCSQLGDLDLGREIHSCIEENGLSLTLPLANALMDMYAKCGDLVAAQFLFDKMETKTMVSWTTMIVGYAKLRQFKVARRLFDEMPEKDVVPWNAMIGGYVQANQCKEALALFHQMLGSNIKPDEVTIVSLLSACSQLGALDVGIWAHHYIEKHNLSLNVALGTALVDMYAKCGNITKALQVFHDIPARNSLTWTAIIGGLALHGNAHDAISHFLEMINVGLVPDDVTFLGVLSACCHGGLVEQGRNFFAQMSSCFNLSPKLKHYSCMVDLLGRAGLLEEAEELIRSMPMEADAVVCGSLFFSCRIHGNVDMGERAARKLLELDPHDSGTYVLLANMYVEARMWEQAGKVRKMMRDRGLEKTPGCSLIEVNGCVSEFIVRDKSHPESEQIFGCLDQLTRHIELVEFVPDILLLGDDLLFGSESGI; encoded by the coding sequence ATGGTTATTCTATTTCTCATCAACCTCCGATCCCTGCGTTGGACACCGAAGAAGCCCTTCTCAAGCCCCcccttcctctcttctctccacACACGCTCGCTCTTACCTCACAGAACCAAACCCATCCACTGGAACACCAACCACGCCTTCGTCCTCTCCAATCCCTTGCTCTCTCTCCTCGAAAATTGCAGTTCCATGTCCCACTTGAAGCAAATCCAGGCCCAAATGACCATCACCGGCTTGATCTTAGACGGCCTTGCTTCCAGCCGATTGGTTGCCTTCTGTGCGATTTCTGAATTGGGTAATCTTGATTACTGTAAAACAATATTGAAAAATGTCCAGAACACGAATGCTTTTTCTTGGAACATGGCCATTAGAGGGTACTCCGAGAGTGAAAACCCCAGAGAAGCATTTCTGTTGTATAAAAGCATGTTGAGAAGGAGTAATTCGCGGCCGGATAACTACACTTACCCTTTGTTGCTTAAGCTATGTGCTCGATTGTCGTTGTTTTGGATGGGTCATGAGATTCTAGGCCATGTTTTGCAATTGGGTTTTGATCTGGATATCTATGTGCATAATGCGGTGATTCATATGTTGGTGTCATGTGGAGAGTTAGAGGCTGGACGTAAGGTGTTCGGTGAAAGTTCTGTGAGAGATTTGGTTTCTTGGAATTCTTTGATTAATGGGTATGTTCGGGCAGGGTTACCGCTTGAAGCATTGAGAATTTATCGGGAAATGGAGGCAGAAGGAGTTCTACCAGATGAGGTTACTATGGTTGGCATGGTCTCGTTGTGCAGCCAGTTGGGGGATCTGGACCTCGGCAGAGAAATTCATTCGTGTATTGAAGAGAATGGGTTGAGTTTGACACTTCCACTTGCTAATGCGCTAATGGACATGTATGCAAAATGTGGGGATCTTGTAGCAGCGCAGTTTTTGTTTGACAAGATGGAGACAAAAACCATGGTGTCTTGGACTACCATGATTGTAGGATATGCCAAACTTAGGCAATTCAAGGTTGCTCGAAGGCTTTTTGATGAAATGCCCGAAAAAGATGTTGTGCCATGGAATGCCATGATAGGTGGTTATGTTCAAGCCAATCAATGCAAGGAGGCTCTGGCTTTGTTTCATCAGATGCTAGGGAGTAACATAAAGCCTGATGAAGTGACAATCGTTAGCCTATTATCTGCTTGCTCGCAACTTGGAGCACTTGATGTTGGAATATGGGCTCATCATTACATTGAGAAGCATAACCTTTCTCTAAATGTTGCCTTAGGAACTGCTCTAGTTGACATGTATGCTAAGTGTGGCAACATCACcaaggcacttcaggtatttcaTGATATTCCAGCTAGAAATTCCTTGACATGGACAGCAATAATTGGTGGCCTAGCGCTTCATGGGAATGCACATGATGCCATATCCCACTTTTTGGAGATGATCAATGTTGGTTTGGTGCCAGATGATGTTACATTTCTTGGGGTATTATCAGCATGTTGTCATGGAGGTTTGGTTGAACAGGGCCGAAACTTTTTTGCACAAATGAGCTCCTGCTTTAACCTGTCTCCCAAGCTTAAGCACTACTCTTGCATGGTGGACCTTCTTGGTAGGGCTGGTCTCTTGGAAGAGGCAGAAGAGCTTATTAGGAGCATGCCAATGGAAGCAGATGCTGTGGTGTGCGGGTCATTGTTTTTTTCTTGTCGAATCCATGGAAACGTTGATATGGGAGAAAGGGCTGCTAGGAAACTACTTGAGTTGGATCCTCATGATAGTGGAACTTACGTGTTACTTGCAAATATGTATGTGGAAGCTAGAATGTGGGAACAGGCTGGGAAAGTGAGGAAGATGATGAGGGATAGAGGGTTAGAGAAAACTCCTGGTTGTAGTTTAATTGAGGTGAATGGTTGTGTTTCTGAGTTCATTGTTAGAGATAAGTCACATCCTGAATCAGAACAGATCTTTGGATGCTTAGATCAGTTAACAAGGCATATAGAGCTTGTTGAGTTCGTACCtgatattcttcttcttggagATGACCTTCTTTTTGGCTCTGAATCTGgcatttga
- the LOC127803820 gene encoding ADP,ATP carrier protein 1, mitochondrial-like has protein sequence MADQHQHPTIIQKVAGQLHFNSSAQFQKPGPYQRQFSSAAFHYPRTQACRATNDLSLVAANASPVFVQAPSEKGLMGFATDFLMGGVSAAVSKTAAAPIERVKLLIQNQDEMIKAGRLSEPYKGIGDCFKRTMSDEGVVSLWRGNTANVIRYFPTQALNFAFKDYFKRLFNFKKDRDGYWKWFAGNLASGGAAGASSLFFVYSLDYARTRLANDSKAAKKGGERQFNGLIDVYRKTLRSDGIAGLYRGFNISCVGIIVYRGLYFGMYDSLKPVVLTGKMQDSFFASFALGWLITNGAGLASYPIDTVRRRMMMTSGEAVKYKSSLDAFSQILKNEGAKSLFKGAGANILRAIAGAGVLAGYDKLQLIVFGKKYGSGGA, from the exons ATGGCTGATCAGCACCAGCACCCGACCATCATTCAGAAGGTTGCTGGCCAGCTACATTTCAATTCTAGTGCTCAATTTCAGAAGCCGGGTCCCTACCAAAGGCAATTTTCAAGTGCAGCCTTCCACTATCCCAGGACTCAAGCATGCCGAGCCACCAATGATCTGTCATTGGTTGCTGCAAATGCTTCACCCGTGTTTGTCCAAGCCCCCTCTGAGAAAGGGCTCATGGGCTTTGCCACTGATTTTCTTATGGGTGGAGTTTCAGCAGCTGTGTCTAAGACTGCTGCTGCTCCAATTGAACGTGTGAAGCTTTTGATCCAAAACCAGGATGAGATGATTAAAGCTGGTCGGCTCTCTGAACCCTACAAGGGAATTGGAGACTGTTTCAAGCGAACAATGAGTGATGAAGGAGTTGTATCATTGTGGAGAGGGAATACTGCAAATGTCATCCGTTACTTCCCCACTCAG GCCTTGAACTTTGCTTTCAAGGATTACTTTAAGAGGCTCTTTAACTTTAAGAAAGACCGTGATGGCTACTGGAAATGGTTTGCTGGTAATTTGGCTTCTGGTGGTGCTGCTGGTgcttcttctttattctttgtGTATTCCCTTGATTATGCTCGAACCCGCCTTGCAAATGATTCAAAGGCTGCAAAGAAGGGAGGGGAAAGGCAGTTCAATGGCTTGATTGATGTGTACAGGAAGACACTACGATCAGATGGTATTGCTGGTCTTTACCGTGGGTTCAATATTTCTTGTGTTGGCATCATTGTTTACCGCGGTTTGTACTTTGGAATGTATGACTCTCTGAAGCCAGTGGTCCTCACCGGAAAAATGCAG GATAGTTTCTTCGCTAGCTTTGCTCTTGGTTGGCTCATCACAAATGGGGCGGGTCTAGCTTCCTATCCAATTGACACTGTCCGGAGAAGAATGATGATGACCTCCGGTGAGGCTGTGAAGTACAAGAGTTCGCTTGATGCATTCTCACAAATCCTCAAGAATGAGGGTGCGAAATCTTTGTTCAAGGGTGCTGGAGCCAACATCCTTCGTGCAATTGCTGGTGCTGGTGTGCTTGCGGGTTATGACAAGCTTCAGTTGATCGTGTTCGGAAAGAAGTATGGTTCTGGCGGAGCCTAA